A genomic stretch from Rubripirellula reticaptiva includes:
- a CDS encoding Gfo/Idh/MocA family protein codes for MTSKRKFNRRDFIQATSAATATGFFMGTSAVSRGQDSPNERPVFATIGLRNQGWTITSKSTKFADFAAFADLDETVLGENLAKLKERTGQTADGYADYRKVLDRDDIDAVMIAAPDHWHTKISVEAMLAGKDVYCEKPLTLTIDEGKLIEKVVKQTGRVFQVGTMQRTECDHRFLKAIALIRDGRIGEIRKVTCGINGATGSPVIPAIDVPKGLDWDTWLGPAPKVPYRALPEMREGYGGGVPLYTNCHYAWRNWYEYSGGQMNDWGAHHVDIATWALGADATGPNKVTPVSFSLPVDYKDGYPTVSDQYNSPTKFEIHANMPGDIPLVITSEGDNGILFEGTKGRFFVNRGKLTGKPVEDLETNPLPEGAVEAVYGGPVSENHTANWIAAMNSREQPISDVWSHNRMLETCHLANIAIRLGRELKWDPTKREIIGDDQANAFLSRESRKGFEISM; via the coding sequence ATGACTTCGAAACGCAAATTCAACCGGCGTGACTTTATTCAGGCAACCAGCGCGGCGACCGCGACTGGGTTCTTTATGGGAACTAGCGCCGTCAGTCGTGGTCAAGACTCACCAAACGAGCGACCTGTCTTCGCCACTATTGGACTGCGAAACCAGGGTTGGACCATCACGAGCAAGTCAACCAAGTTCGCGGACTTCGCCGCCTTTGCTGACCTCGACGAAACGGTGCTTGGTGAGAACCTGGCAAAGCTAAAAGAAAGGACCGGCCAAACGGCTGACGGGTACGCCGACTACCGCAAGGTCCTGGACCGTGACGACATCGATGCGGTCATGATTGCAGCACCCGATCACTGGCACACCAAGATCTCGGTCGAAGCAATGCTGGCCGGTAAAGACGTCTACTGTGAAAAGCCTTTGACGCTGACGATCGACGAGGGCAAGTTGATCGAGAAAGTTGTCAAGCAAACTGGTCGCGTCTTCCAGGTCGGAACGATGCAACGGACCGAGTGCGATCATCGGTTCCTCAAAGCAATTGCGTTGATCCGTGACGGCCGGATCGGCGAGATCCGCAAGGTGACTTGTGGAATCAACGGTGCTACCGGTTCGCCAGTCATTCCGGCGATCGATGTTCCTAAGGGTCTCGACTGGGACACATGGCTCGGCCCAGCCCCGAAGGTTCCCTACCGTGCCTTGCCCGAAATGCGTGAAGGCTACGGTGGCGGCGTGCCACTTTATACCAATTGTCATTACGCTTGGCGTAATTGGTACGAGTATTCCGGTGGCCAAATGAACGACTGGGGTGCGCACCATGTTGACATCGCGACATGGGCGCTCGGCGCGGATGCTACTGGTCCGAACAAGGTCACGCCGGTCAGCTTTTCGTTGCCTGTGGATTACAAAGATGGTTATCCAACCGTCAGCGATCAGTACAATTCGCCGACCAAGTTTGAAATTCATGCGAACATGCCCGGCGACATTCCACTGGTCATCACCAGCGAGGGTGACAACGGCATTTTGTTCGAAGGAACCAAAGGTCGTTTCTTCGTCAACCGCGGCAAACTGACCGGCAAACCGGTCGAGGATTTGGAAACCAATCCGTTGCCCGAGGGCGCAGTCGAAGCAGTCTACGGCGGCCCTGTCAGTGAAAACCACACCGCCAACTGGATCGCTGCGATGAATTCCCGCGAGCAACCGATCTCGGATGTTTGGTCGCACAACCGCATGCTCGAGACTTG
- a CDS encoding flavodoxin family protein, producing MANVLVLYHSNTQNTMRMAELVAEGASQLEGVDVRLKSTDQADHTDLDWCDGIALGSPTNYGSVSWQMKRWWDEQPIENWGKRDGKIGCVFSSAGAWGGGQEWTCMALMSILINYGFLIFGLTDYSGIKFSAHYGAISAGIPEEDRVQEACRRLGRRLSEWTACMIDGRKDAHPLNQTYERFKDLGK from the coding sequence ATGGCAAATGTACTAGTTCTCTATCACTCCAACACACAGAACACCATGCGAATGGCAGAATTGGTCGCTGAAGGTGCAAGTCAACTTGAAGGCGTTGATGTGCGTTTGAAAAGCACTGACCAAGCCGATCATACTGACCTCGACTGGTGTGACGGCATCGCACTCGGCTCTCCCACCAACTATGGGTCGGTGAGTTGGCAGATGAAACGGTGGTGGGACGAGCAGCCAATCGAGAATTGGGGGAAGCGAGATGGAAAAATCGGTTGTGTTTTCTCGTCTGCGGGTGCTTGGGGCGGTGGCCAGGAATGGACCTGCATGGCGCTGATGTCGATCTTGATCAACTACGGCTTTCTCATCTTTGGACTGACGGACTATTCCGGCATTAAGTTTTCGGCCCATTATGGAGCGATCTCAGCGGGCATTCCAGAGGAAGATCGGGTCCAAGAAGCTTGCAGGCGACTCGGACGGCGACTTTCCGAATGGACTGCGTGTATGATTGACGGTCGGAAAGACGCCCACCCACTCAATCAGACTTACGAACGATTCAAAGACTTGGGCAAATAA